A genomic stretch from Sulfurimonas sediminis includes:
- a CDS encoding malic enzyme-like NAD(P)-binding protein, translating to MAEKPSFQQASLDYHKAKSEFDTNGKTGTLLTKPCTTQEELAMAYSPGVAYPCLEIQKDANLAYEYTNKGNLVAVISDGTAVLGLGDIGHLAGKPVMEGKGVLFKSFANVDAVDIELNTKDPDEIIKIIAAMADSFGGINLEDISAPRCFEIEERLKEICNVPVFHDDQHGTAVITTAGLMNVIEMSGKKAENLKVVIIGAGAAGIACAKMYKKLGIKNITMLDSKGVIHSGRSDLNRYKKLFALETTDRTLGDAMKNADMVLGLSRPDLITPQMVKSMSRTNPIIFACANPNPEITPAEAKAARPDVIIGTGRSDYPNQVNNVLGFPQIFRGALDVRATKITENMKLAASHALAALAKEAVPEQVKQAHHRQNMEFGHEYIIPSPFDRRVLVYVASAVAKAAIQDGVARVKDFDTEAYKIKLQRLADHLDGKI from the coding sequence ATGGCAGAAAAACCATCATTTCAACAGGCATCACTGGATTACCACAAAGCCAAAAGCGAGTTTGACACAAACGGAAAGACAGGAACACTGCTGACAAAACCATGCACAACACAAGAAGAGTTGGCAATGGCCTACAGTCCCGGTGTTGCCTACCCCTGTCTGGAGATACAAAAAGATGCAAATCTTGCCTATGAATATACCAACAAAGGAAACCTGGTTGCGGTAATAAGTGACGGGACAGCTGTTTTGGGTCTTGGTGACATAGGTCATTTGGCGGGAAAACCGGTTATGGAGGGCAAAGGTGTTTTGTTTAAATCTTTTGCAAATGTAGATGCGGTAGATATTGAGCTCAATACAAAAGATCCGGATGAAATTATAAAAATTATTGCAGCCATGGCAGACAGTTTTGGCGGTATCAATCTTGAAGATATCTCGGCACCAAGGTGTTTTGAAATAGAAGAACGCCTCAAAGAGATTTGCAATGTTCCTGTTTTCCATGATGACCAGCACGGAACAGCCGTGATTACAACAGCCGGACTGATGAATGTCATTGAAATGAGCGGCAAAAAAGCAGAGAATTTAAAAGTTGTCATTATCGGTGCGGGGGCTGCAGGTATCGCCTGTGCAAAGATGTATAAAAAACTGGGGATCAAAAACATTACAATGCTGGACTCCAAAGGGGTTATTCACAGTGGCAGAAGTGATCTGAACAGATACAAAAAACTGTTTGCCCTTGAGACAACAGACAGAACGCTGGGAGATGCGATGAAAAATGCAGATATGGTGCTGGGACTCTCCCGCCCTGACCTTATCACACCCCAAATGGTAAAATCCATGTCCCGGACAAATCCGATTATTTTCGCCTGTGCCAATCCAAATCCAGAAATTACACCGGCAGAGGCAAAAGCCGCCCGTCCGGATGTTATTATAGGCACCGGCAGAAGTGATTACCCAAATCAGGTAAACAATGTGCTCGGTTTTCCGCAGATTTTTCGTGGTGCATTGGATGTAAGAGCAACAAAAATTACTGAAAATATGAAACTTGCAGCATCGCATGCTTTGGCCGCTCTGGCAAAGGAGGCTGTTCCCGAACAGGTAAAACAGGCGCATCACAGACAAAACATGGAGTTCGGACATGAATACATTATTCCCTCGCCTTTTGACAGACGGGTTTTGGTCTATGTCGCTTCAGCAGTTGCCAAAGCAGCGATACAAGACGGTGTTGCCCGAGTGAAAGATTTTGACACTGAGGCATACAAGATAAAACTGCAAAGATTAGCAGATCATCTCGACGGAAAAATTTAA
- a CDS encoding MqnA/MqnD/SBP family protein: MIFGKIEYLNLLPFHVFMKRFTRSTQQKLLMEYKKNVPAKINDAFVNRRVDAAFISSVKAKNSLHVNLGIIAKKEVKSVIVIPSDTDKKDAESASSNLLAELLHVKGEVLIGDKALRYALADNDYIDLAQLWNEKYHLPFVFALLCYHKDKKQYKKIEKAFLKREVKIPQYLLQKAAKKTYIAPKEILEYLQLISYKLDYKAKKGLKKFYKIL; encoded by the coding sequence ATGATTTTTGGAAAAATAGAATATCTCAACCTCTTGCCTTTTCATGTTTTTATGAAGCGTTTTACACGAAGTACCCAGCAAAAACTTCTTATGGAATACAAAAAAAATGTTCCGGCAAAAATAAACGATGCCTTTGTGAACAGGCGTGTTGATGCCGCATTTATCTCAAGTGTCAAAGCAAAAAACTCTTTACATGTAAACCTGGGTATCATTGCAAAAAAAGAGGTAAAAAGTGTCATAGTCATCCCCTCAGATACAGATAAAAAAGATGCAGAGTCTGCCTCATCCAATCTTTTGGCAGAGCTTTTACATGTAAAGGGTGAAGTGCTCATAGGAGACAAGGCACTGCGTTATGCGCTTGCTGATAATGACTATATTGATTTGGCACAACTGTGGAATGAAAAATATCATCTGCCTTTTGTTTTTGCCCTTTTATGTTATCACAAAGATAAAAAGCAGTACAAAAAAATAGAAAAAGCGTTCCTCAAAAGAGAGGTGAAAATCCCGCAGTATCTCCTGCAAAAAGCGGCCAAAAAGACATATATTGCACCGAAGGAGATACTTGAGTATCTACAGCTTATCTCTTATAAACTTGACTACAAGGCAAAAAAAGGGCTTAAGAAGTTTTACAAAATACTCTAA
- a CDS encoding MoaD/ThiS family protein, which translates to MVRVEFLGPIQKEALELEIKNLNELAAILQKDEEVKEWLDNCAVAVNDNLVTSLECELKNGDKISLLPPVCGG; encoded by the coding sequence TTGGTAAGAGTAGAATTTTTAGGACCGATACAAAAAGAGGCACTGGAACTGGAGATAAAAAATCTCAATGAACTGGCAGCAATTTTACAAAAAGACGAAGAGGTAAAAGAGTGGCTTGACAACTGTGCTGTAGCCGTCAACGACAATCTGGTGACCTCTTTGGAGTGTGAACTCAAAAACGGAGATAAAATCTCTTTGCTGCCACCTGTGTGCGGAGGGTGA
- a CDS encoding molybdopterin synthase catalytic subunit — MLNLYDGALDVPAILKEWYETEATSNYGAYIPFVGTVRSEDGIDGLSFDIYEPILTSWFENWQKKAAEKGAVVKMAHSRGDVLLHESSYIAAVFSPKRRVALELIDEFVEDFKASAPIWKYDLKNGQRVYAKERSIAIKGSGILGAKA, encoded by the coding sequence TTGTTGAATTTATATGACGGGGCACTTGATGTTCCTGCTATCTTAAAAGAGTGGTATGAAACAGAAGCAACAAGCAACTATGGTGCATATATTCCTTTTGTGGGAACGGTGCGCAGTGAAGACGGCATTGACGGGCTGAGTTTCGATATATATGAACCGATTTTGACATCATGGTTTGAGAACTGGCAGAAAAAAGCAGCAGAAAAAGGTGCTGTGGTCAAAATGGCCCACTCCCGTGGAGATGTGCTTTTGCATGAGTCATCATACATTGCAGCGGTTTTTTCACCAAAAAGACGGGTAGCTCTGGAACTTATAGATGAATTTGTAGAAGATTTCAAAGCATCAGCACCGATATGGAAATATGATTTGAAAAACGGACAGAGAGTGTATGCAAAAGAGCGTTCAATAGCTATAAAAGGCAGCGGAATTTTAGGAGCAAAAGCATGA
- a CDS encoding molybdopterin molybdotransferase MoeA: MSITGSDFISFETSQNMLELLQVNNHRYERVPLSDALGRVLAEDIVAEFNDPQFPTASMDGYAVRYEDLDKGTLAVLGDNPAGHDEIRVLSAGESIKTFTGSMMPQGSDTLIQIENVSYNDGTIVINEMVEKGNAVRPVGEGYAAGDVLIQKGTNIGFAEIGVMAGLNQVMVKVALRPRVAVIATGSEILDLGENSDNPAQIRSSNNYTLAALFESAGAEVIQLGTAPDDRDAIMKTFENALESADILVSTGGVSVGDYDFVKDIIPRLGAEVVYKGVGIKPGRHIMVAQRGHKFILALPGFAYSSTVTAVLYALPLIAKMLGKKAPYKTVAAKLQEDFTKRSKFTEFTACNVVIEDGEYFVNFKGKKVGSSAILTNMLDESALMITGEEDRFLEAGTSVNVILLDTF, from the coding sequence ATGAGTATAACAGGAAGTGATTTTATCTCTTTTGAGACAAGCCAAAATATGCTGGAACTTTTACAGGTAAACAACCACCGGTATGAAAGAGTTCCTTTGAGTGATGCGCTTGGGCGTGTTTTGGCAGAGGATATTGTGGCTGAATTTAATGACCCTCAGTTTCCTACTGCTTCCATGGACGGGTATGCGGTGCGTTATGAGGATTTGGACAAAGGCACGCTTGCTGTTCTTGGTGACAATCCTGCAGGACATGATGAGATCCGTGTATTGTCTGCGGGTGAATCCATTAAAACTTTTACGGGTTCTATGATGCCGCAGGGGAGTGATACCCTTATACAGATAGAGAATGTCAGTTATAACGACGGTACAATAGTGATCAATGAAATGGTTGAAAAAGGAAATGCCGTGCGTCCTGTCGGCGAAGGATATGCAGCAGGCGATGTGCTCATTCAAAAAGGTACAAATATAGGCTTTGCCGAAATCGGTGTCATGGCAGGGCTTAACCAGGTGATGGTAAAAGTGGCACTGCGTCCCCGTGTGGCGGTCATCGCAACCGGAAGTGAGATCCTTGATCTGGGTGAAAACTCGGATAATCCCGCCCAAATAAGAAGCTCAAACAACTATACGCTTGCCGCGCTTTTTGAGTCAGCCGGTGCAGAGGTCATACAGCTTGGAACGGCACCCGATGACAGAGATGCCATTATGAAAACATTTGAGAATGCTTTGGAGTCTGCGGATATTTTGGTCAGCACCGGAGGCGTCAGTGTCGGAGATTATGATTTTGTAAAAGATATTATTCCGCGCCTTGGTGCCGAAGTTGTCTACAAAGGTGTCGGTATCAAACCCGGGCGTCACATTATGGTTGCACAGCGCGGGCATAAATTTATTTTGGCATTGCCGGGATTTGCCTACTCTTCAACGGTGACGGCTGTTTTATATGCTCTGCCTCTGATTGCAAAAATGCTTGGCAAAAAGGCTCCCTATAAAACGGTTGCGGCAAAACTGCAAGAAGATTTTACAAAACGAAGCAAATTTACAGAGTTTACCGCATGTAATGTTGTGATAGAAGACGGTGAATATTTTGTTAATTTTAAAGGCAAAAAAGTAGGCAGTTCTGCTATTTTGACAAATATGCTTGACGAGAGCGCACTGATGATTACAGGTGAAGAGGACAGATTTCTAGAAGCCGGAACATCTGTAAATGTTATTTTGTTGGATACTTTTTAA
- a CDS encoding Rieske 2Fe-2S domain-containing protein — translation MQRRDFLKVVGGVGVVAVAPSLIEGRLYAEDGTLYTSYKKVQLTDAEGKPLLASQLDKEVNYVFNYPYAGTSCMLIALPHPTEKNVKLTSEDGVQYIWKGGVGKERNIVAFSSICPHQLTHINKSDTFISYLKTGGKTMGCTKSMPCHDKGEVIVCGSHLSVYDPKKGAKVLGGPAPQPLASIVLEHHNDDTLWAVGVLGADKFHEFFRAFKPELKEQYGGKRKAKKLVKDKAQTVTLAEFTKDIIRY, via the coding sequence ATGCAAAGAAGAGACTTTTTAAAAGTAGTCGGAGGTGTTGGCGTTGTCGCTGTAGCACCTTCTTTGATAGAGGGCAGACTCTATGCGGAGGATGGTACACTCTATACATCCTACAAGAAAGTACAACTGACAGATGCCGAGGGCAAGCCTTTGCTGGCATCACAGCTGGACAAAGAGGTTAATTATGTTTTTAACTATCCGTATGCGGGAACCAGCTGTATGTTGATTGCCCTGCCTCATCCTACAGAGAAAAATGTGAAACTGACAAGTGAAGACGGTGTCCAATATATTTGGAAAGGCGGCGTTGGCAAAGAAAGAAACATTGTTGCTTTTTCGTCCATCTGCCCGCACCAGCTTACACATATCAACAAAAGTGACACATTTATATCGTACCTCAAAACAGGGGGCAAAACGATGGGATGCACCAAAAGTATGCCCTGCCATGACAAAGGAGAGGTAATCGTTTGTGGCTCTCATTTATCGGTGTATGATCCAAAAAAAGGAGCGAAAGTTCTTGGCGGTCCGGCACCGCAGCCTTTGGCTTCGATCGTATTGGAGCATCATAATGATGATACTTTATGGGCTGTCGGTGTTTTGGGAGCAGATAAATTTCATGAGTTTTTCAGAGCATTCAAACCAGAGCTCAAAGAACAGTATGGCGGAAAAAGAAAAGCAAAAAAACTTGTAAAAGACAAAGCCCAGACTGTAACTCTTGCAGAGTTTACAAAAGATATTATAAGATACTAA
- a CDS encoding FAD-dependent oxidoreductase has product MNMNRRDALRLGAISVAAAATTLTGCAYGEAKPSKKENKTNSSVGMGTPAPLPPATGKRVVVVGGGWSGLSVAKYTKKFAPNADVVLVEQRTEFISCPISNLYLVGEVDLEFLTHDYLQAARENKYTYFNATAIGIDKANKIIKTSNGDIKYDYLVLAPGIDYDYSAWNVDTVTEQRLRSEYPAAFIPGSEHMTLKAKLEDFEGGNFILTVPGGNYRCLPAPYERACLIADYFKKNEIEGKVILLDENPDITIKKEGFQSSFDEMYKDYIEYHPNSKIMSIDLDKKVVVAGEFDEEYSFEDAAFYPHVRGGKLLEVCGVAKDNVFNKKVGNIDPFTYEVIGEKDIFVSGDARPMGYSKSGNTSNSEGHYIGKLIAQRVNGKKDIPWKSPLTVCYSAVSARPIHAISVRAEYEFEGKKLKGFTNVDLSQQWRGKTGLNNGKALNEWAKGMFRDMFNA; this is encoded by the coding sequence ATGAATATGAATCGTAGAGATGCCCTGAGACTTGGTGCTATCAGCGTAGCTGCAGCTGCTACAACTTTGACCGGATGTGCTTATGGTGAAGCAAAACCCTCAAAAAAAGAAAACAAAACAAACAGCAGTGTAGGTATGGGAACACCGGCTCCTCTTCCTCCGGCAACCGGAAAAAGAGTTGTTGTTGTAGGTGGCGGATGGAGCGGTTTGTCTGTTGCAAAATACACGAAAAAATTCGCACCGAATGCAGATGTTGTTTTAGTGGAACAAAGAACAGAGTTTATATCCTGTCCTATAAGCAACCTGTATCTTGTCGGTGAAGTTGATCTGGAGTTCTTGACACATGATTATCTGCAAGCAGCCCGTGAAAATAAATATACATACTTTAATGCTACGGCAATCGGTATAGACAAAGCAAACAAAATCATCAAAACAAGCAACGGAGACATAAAATATGACTATCTTGTATTGGCTCCGGGGATAGACTACGATTACAGTGCATGGAATGTTGACACAGTTACAGAACAGAGACTTCGCAGTGAGTATCCTGCAGCATTTATTCCGGGAAGCGAGCATATGACACTCAAAGCAAAACTGGAAGATTTTGAAGGCGGTAATTTCATACTGACAGTTCCGGGCGGAAATTACAGATGTCTGCCTGCACCTTATGAAAGAGCATGTCTGATTGCCGATTATTTTAAGAAAAATGAAATAGAGGGCAAGGTAATACTGCTTGATGAAAATCCGGATATTACGATTAAAAAGGAGGGCTTCCAGTCTTCTTTTGACGAAATGTACAAAGATTACATTGAGTATCATCCAAACTCTAAGATTATGAGTATAGATTTAGATAAGAAAGTTGTTGTTGCAGGCGAATTTGACGAAGAGTATTCATTTGAAGATGCCGCCTTTTATCCGCATGTCAGAGGCGGAAAACTTCTGGAAGTGTGTGGCGTTGCAAAAGACAATGTGTTTAACAAAAAAGTAGGCAATATCGATCCGTTTACTTATGAGGTTATCGGCGAAAAAGATATTTTTGTTTCCGGTGATGCCCGTCCGATGGGCTACTCCAAATCAGGCAATACCTCAAATTCGGAAGGGCATTATATCGGAAAACTTATAGCACAGAGAGTCAACGGGAAAAAAGACATTCCGTGGAAATCACCACTTACAGTCTGCTACTCTGCTGTTTCCGCCAGACCGATTCATGCGATTTCTGTCAGAGCAGAGTATGAGTTTGAGGGCAAAAAACTAAAAGGATTTACCAATGTTGATCTTTCTCAACAGTGGCGCGGAAAGACAGGATTGAACAACGGAAAAGCTCTGAATGAATGGGCAAAAGGTATGTTTAGAGATATGTTTAACGCATAA
- a CDS encoding glucose-6-phosphate isomerase, with product MLDKELFSAIVKEKEERGYYNLPFKDTTAFKEYAATVKQNNVVVIGIGGSTLGTYAIYQFLKHSKELTKELFFLETTDPIDIQSKMKNIDVEDTLFIVISKSGTTLETVALFKYVNSLVKCDKHNTVVITENDSKLNTYAQANGMKMFEIPKNVGGRFSVLSAVGLLPLAIVGIDIDTLLRGAKNVHDSFFEESDLEQNDDSLSIKKRVLKKARFFAEYKNSFNINVVFSYSSRLEGFNKWYIQLWGESLGKLDINSTHQGLTPVGIIGPVDQHSFLQLIIEGRRDKTVTFIKVNDFHCDLSVPDITLKGLEELDYINNIKFSSLINEQADATIEAICSLNDIPCDVMNIDDISEYSIAGLMYEYELLTSLTAKLLQINCYNQPGVESGKKILKEKLLKGQ from the coding sequence ATGTTAGACAAAGAACTTTTTAGTGCAATTGTAAAAGAAAAAGAAGAGAGAGGGTATTACAATCTTCCGTTTAAAGATACTACTGCCTTTAAAGAGTATGCTGCAACAGTAAAACAAAACAATGTTGTTGTGATAGGGATAGGCGGCAGTACATTAGGAACATATGCCATATACCAGTTTTTAAAACACTCTAAAGAATTGACAAAAGAGCTCTTTTTTTTAGAGACAACAGATCCTATAGATATACAATCCAAAATGAAAAATATTGACGTGGAAGATACCCTTTTTATAGTGATATCAAAATCCGGAACTACCCTTGAAACTGTCGCTTTATTTAAATATGTCAACTCTCTTGTAAAATGTGACAAGCATAATACAGTAGTGATAACAGAAAATGACTCCAAATTAAACACATATGCCCAGGCAAACGGTATGAAAATGTTTGAAATTCCAAAAAATGTCGGCGGCAGGTTCTCTGTTTTGAGTGCTGTGGGACTGCTCCCGCTTGCAATAGTGGGAATCGATATAGATACCCTGCTCAGAGGCGCGAAAAATGTCCATGATTCATTTTTTGAAGAGAGTGATTTGGAACAAAATGATGATTCGCTTTCAATAAAGAAAAGAGTGTTGAAAAAAGCAAGATTCTTTGCCGAGTACAAAAACAGTTTTAATATTAATGTGGTTTTTTCATATTCGTCACGTTTGGAAGGCTTCAATAAATGGTACATTCAACTCTGGGGAGAGAGTCTTGGCAAGCTGGATATAAATTCAACACACCAGGGTTTAACTCCGGTTGGCATCATAGGACCGGTAGACCAACACTCCTTTTTACAACTTATAATAGAAGGAAGAAGAGATAAAACAGTGACATTTATAAAAGTAAATGACTTCCACTGTGATCTGAGTGTTCCGGACATAACACTCAAAGGTTTGGAAGAGTTAGACTATATAAACAACATAAAGTTTTCTTCTTTGATCAATGAACAGGCAGATGCCACGATAGAAGCTATATGCAGTTTAAATGATATTCCCTGTGATGTAATGAACATAGATGATATTTCTGAGTATTCTATTGCCGGTTTGATGTATGAGTATGAACTGCTCACATCACTGACAGCAAAACTTTTACAGATAAACTGCTATAACCAGCCCGGTGTTGAGAGCGGAAAAAAGATATTGAAAGAAAAATTACTCAAAGGCCAGTAA
- a CDS encoding glycosyltransferase family 2 protein, producing MKKTVAVLMATCNGEKYLKQQLDSIFSQTYQNFKLYISDDCSEDATIKIVQTYTDRYPEKITYTINEKNRGFVKNFEKLLSDCQEEYIALADQDDIWQPNKLELLMNAVLQLEALRQNSACLIHSDLSLIDQDGNQLHQSYFQFRHYKLKNSKDLGHILGPCGVMGNTLLLNKKLKKIVLPFPEQLDVHDYWIALHAELFGQRKTLHTQLVHYRIHNENSSNNAKTLRRNRKNKYFHRDFKLPYLETNRKYFLKLLLPKITNQKDSKTLKAFLKYLDFNHPGFLLYYHLIRYSLVKRDIIYRIKLLFKILLTKRYDA from the coding sequence ATGAAAAAGACTGTTGCTGTACTTATGGCTACCTGTAATGGCGAAAAGTATCTAAAGCAGCAGTTAGACTCTATATTTTCCCAAACATATCAAAATTTTAAGCTATATATTTCTGATGACTGTTCAGAAGATGCAACCATAAAGATAGTTCAAACATATACAGATCGATATCCTGAAAAAATCACTTATACGATTAATGAAAAAAACAGGGGATTTGTAAAAAACTTTGAAAAACTTTTATCTGACTGCCAGGAAGAGTATATAGCACTGGCGGATCAGGATGACATTTGGCAGCCTAACAAGCTTGAATTGCTCATGAATGCTGTTTTACAGCTGGAAGCTTTGAGGCAAAACTCCGCATGTCTCATACACTCAGACTTGAGCCTGATCGATCAAGACGGAAACCAACTCCATCAATCTTATTTTCAGTTTAGACACTACAAACTTAAAAACAGCAAAGATCTTGGGCATATTTTGGGTCCGTGCGGTGTGATGGGAAATACTTTACTGCTCAACAAAAAACTGAAAAAAATTGTATTGCCGTTTCCCGAACAACTCGATGTTCATGATTACTGGATCGCGTTGCATGCTGAACTCTTTGGACAGAGAAAAACACTGCATACTCAGCTTGTGCATTACAGAATCCATAATGAAAACAGCAGCAACAATGCAAAAACATTGCGACGCAACAGGAAAAACAAATATTTTCATAGAGATTTCAAACTGCCCTATCTTGAAACAAATCGAAAATATTTTCTCAAACTGCTCTTGCCGAAAATAACGAATCAAAAAGACTCCAAAACACTCAAGGCTTTTTTAAAATATTTGGATTTTAATCATCCGGGGTTTCTTTTGTATTATCATCTCATCAGGTATTCGCTGGTAAAAAGAGATATAATATATAGAATAAAACTGCTGTTTAAAATACTGCTGACAAAGAGATATGATGCTTAA
- the rfbB gene encoding dTDP-glucose 4,6-dehydratase: MFDNDKKTILVTGCAGFIGSNFVPYFIDKYEEYNIVNLDLLTYAGNLENLQECENNPRYKFIKGDICNRELVEFIFNEYDIQGVIHFAAESHVDNSIKNPGVFVETNVNGTFTLLDVAQKHWMEKPFEYKKDYEGCRFHHISTDEVYGTLNETDLFTEETPYAPNSPYSASKASSDMIVRSYQETYGMNTVITNCSNNYGPKQHDEKLIPTIIRKALAGEDIPIYGDGKNIRDWLYVLDHCKGIDLVYHTGKEGNVYNIGGRNERTNLQIVDAITTILDRKVPAHENIDRGSYKELISFVEDRAGHDRRYAIDATKLEDELGWKADENFDSGIIKTVEWYLEKYQK, from the coding sequence ATGTTTGATAACGATAAAAAGACAATTTTAGTAACAGGCTGTGCAGGCTTTATAGGGAGTAACTTTGTTCCTTACTTTATAGACAAATATGAAGAATACAACATTGTAAATCTTGATCTTCTTACCTATGCAGGCAATCTGGAAAACCTCCAGGAGTGTGAAAACAACCCTAGATACAAGTTTATCAAAGGTGATATCTGTAACCGTGAACTTGTTGAGTTTATCTTTAACGAATACGACATTCAAGGTGTGATTCACTTTGCGGCAGAATCACATGTAGACAACAGTATCAAAAACCCGGGTGTCTTTGTAGAAACAAATGTCAACGGTACTTTTACTCTTTTGGATGTTGCACAAAAACATTGGATGGAAAAACCATTTGAGTATAAAAAAGATTATGAAGGGTGTAGATTTCACCACATAAGTACAGATGAAGTCTATGGAACCCTCAACGAAACTGACCTTTTCACAGAAGAGACACCATACGCTCCAAACTCTCCATACTCAGCATCAAAAGCAAGCAGTGATATGATAGTTCGTTCATATCAGGAGACATATGGCATGAATACAGTGATAACAAACTGTTCAAACAACTATGGTCCAAAGCAGCATGACGAGAAGCTCATTCCTACTATCATACGAAAAGCACTCGCAGGAGAAGACATCCCCATCTACGGAGACGGAAAAAACATAAGAGACTGGCTTTATGTACTTGACCACTGCAAGGGTATCGATCTTGTCTATCATACAGGAAAAGAGGGAAATGTTTATAATATTGGCGGCAGAAACGAAAGAACAAATCTTCAGATAGTTGATGCTATAACAACCATACTCGATAGAAAAGTACCTGCACATGAAAATATAGACAGGGGGAGCTATAAAGAGCTTATCAGCTTTGTAGAAGACAGAGCCGGGCATGACAGACGATATGCCATTGACGCTACAAAGCTTGAAGATGAACTTGGCTGGAAGGCTGATGAGAATTTTGACAGTGGAATCATAAAAACTGTTGAGTGGTATTTGGAAAAATATCAAAAATAA
- the rfbD gene encoding dTDP-4-dehydrorhamnose reductase produces the protein MTNVLITGANGQLGSELRALNSKFLVANYRCFFTTSQDLDIADFEKVKKFIESKNIKVIINAAAYTAVDKAEEEKESADRVNHLAVEYLAKISKEHDIRLIHISTDYVFDGKNYRPYVEDDETNPNGVYGATKLAGENAMRAINPKDSIIIRTSWVYSSFGNNFVKTMLRLGKEKDSLGVIFDQVGTPTYAGDLAQVILDIIGSAASVPANSTKNTVQIYNYSNEGVLSWYDFAKEIMKMAKLECKINPIETKEYPTPAARPHYSLLNKAKIKKEFTIEIPYWKESLDTCLRIMGERK, from the coding sequence ATGACTAATGTTTTAATTACAGGCGCAAACGGTCAACTGGGCTCTGAGCTGAGGGCATTAAACAGTAAATTTTTAGTCGCAAACTACAGATGTTTTTTTACCACTTCACAGGATTTGGACATAGCAGACTTTGAAAAAGTAAAAAAATTTATAGAGTCAAAAAATATCAAGGTTATTATCAACGCAGCAGCCTATACAGCTGTTGACAAAGCAGAAGAAGAGAAAGAAAGTGCAGACAGAGTAAACCATTTGGCTGTAGAATATCTTGCCAAAATTTCCAAAGAGCATGATATCAGACTCATTCATATCTCAACAGATTATGTATTTGACGGAAAGAACTACAGACCTTATGTGGAAGATGATGAAACAAACCCAAATGGCGTCTATGGAGCTACAAAACTTGCGGGCGAAAATGCCATGCGTGCTATCAACCCAAAAGACTCCATTATCATAAGAACATCCTGGGTATATAGCTCTTTTGGCAATAACTTTGTAAAAACAATGCTCAGACTAGGCAAAGAAAAAGATTCTCTTGGTGTAATATTTGACCAGGTAGGTACGCCTACCTATGCAGGAGATTTGGCACAGGTTATTTTAGACATCATCGGAAGCGCTGCTTCAGTGCCGGCCAACAGTACAAAAAATACAGTACAAATTTATAACTACTCCAATGAGGGAGTGCTCAGCTGGTATGACTTTGCAAAAGAGATCATGAAAATGGCAAAACTGGAGTGCAAAATAAATCCTATAGAGACAAAAGAGTACCCTACTCCGGCTGCCCGCCCTCACTATTCTCTGCTCAATAAAGCAAAGATAAAAAAAGAGTTTACTATAGAGATTCCTTACTGGAAAGAAAGTTTGGATACATGTTTAAGAATTATGGGAGAAAGAAAATAG
- the rfbC gene encoding dTDP-4-dehydrorhamnose 3,5-epimerase, whose amino-acid sequence MTFTRTEIPDVVIIDPEVHGDERGYFVETFRADKLENFLGYKINFCQDNESKSSRGVLRGLHYQLAPAAQTKLVRVIQGRVLDVAVDIRKGSPTFGKHVSVELSGDNKRQLLVPRGFAHAFVVLEDDTVFAYKVDNYYSPENDRGILFSDEAFGIDWKMPLDELKLSAKDKVQPKLCETNDIFDYSVNYYD is encoded by the coding sequence ATGACATTTACAAGAACAGAAATACCTGATGTAGTTATAATAGATCCGGAAGTACATGGAGATGAAAGAGGCTATTTCGTAGAAACATTCCGGGCTGATAAACTGGAAAATTTTTTGGGATATAAAATAAACTTCTGTCAGGACAATGAGTCTAAAAGCTCCCGCGGTGTTTTGCGGGGACTGCACTATCAACTGGCGCCTGCAGCACAGACAAAGCTTGTCCGAGTCATTCAGGGACGAGTTTTGGATGTTGCCGTTGACATAAGAAAAGGAAGTCCTACTTTTGGTAAGCATGTAAGTGTCGAACTCAGCGGTGACAACAAACGCCAACTGTTGGTTCCAAGAGGTTTTGCCCATGCCTTTGTGGTTTTAGAAGATGATACTGTGTTCGCATACAAGGTAGATAATTACTATTCGCCTGAAAATGACAGAGGCATTCTTTTTAGTGATGAAGCCTTTGGTATCGACTGGAAAATGCCACTTGATGAACTGAAACTCTCGGCAAAAGACAAGGTACAGCCTAAGCTTTGCGAAACAAATGATATTTTTGACTATAGTGTGAATTACTATGACTAA